Proteins encoded by one window of Simiduia curdlanivorans:
- a CDS encoding lysophospholipid acyltransferase family protein, whose product MLILRNLLFFTAYWLSLPIFSIAGLVIWPVTSFHRRTHVVTLWNRFVIWWAKVICGIKYEVVGLENLPKKPSVIMANHQSAWETLILQYLFQPASTVLKQELLNIPVFGWGLRAMEPIAIDRSNPREALKAVKQGGVARLNAGNHVLIFPEGTRKAPGELGSFARSGADIACAGGFDIIPVAHNAGTCWPTRRWIKQPGKITLFIGAPISTVDQNSKAVTEQARNWIASRINSVTL is encoded by the coding sequence ATGTTAATTCTTCGGAATCTGTTATTTTTTACCGCCTATTGGCTATCGCTGCCTATTTTTAGCATCGCCGGGCTCGTTATTTGGCCGGTCACATCATTCCATCGGCGCACCCATGTGGTAACCCTGTGGAATCGCTTCGTGATTTGGTGGGCCAAGGTGATTTGCGGTATTAAGTACGAAGTGGTTGGCTTGGAAAATCTGCCTAAAAAGCCCAGCGTTATCATGGCCAATCATCAATCCGCTTGGGAGACACTGATACTGCAATACTTGTTTCAGCCCGCTTCCACCGTGCTCAAACAAGAGCTATTAAATATTCCTGTTTTTGGTTGGGGTCTGCGCGCCATGGAGCCCATTGCCATCGACCGCAGCAACCCACGGGAAGCGTTAAAAGCCGTTAAGCAAGGTGGCGTTGCGCGCCTTAATGCCGGCAACCACGTGTTAATCTTCCCCGAAGGCACGCGTAAAGCCCCCGGCGAGCTCGGCAGTTTCGCCCGTTCCGGCGCCGACATCGCCTGCGCCGGTGGCTTCGATATTATCCCCGTGGCACACAACGCCGGTACCTGCTGGCCGACGCGCCGCTGGATTAAACAGCCGGGCAAGATAACCCTATTCATCGGCGCGCCCATCAGCACTGTGGATCAGAACAGTAAGGCTGTTACTGAGCAGGCTAGAAATTGGATAGCCAGCAGAATAAACTCTGTAACTCTTTGA
- the gmhB gene encoding D-glycero-beta-D-manno-heptose 1,7-bisphosphate 7-phosphatase, protein MTNSGFKLVILDRDGVINQDSDAFVKSVNEWIPIPGSIEAIAELSRAGFTVVVATNQSGLSRGLFDLDDLEAMHAKLAQLVEEQGGSMAAVFYCPHGPDDQCNCRKPKPGLIDAIEAEFDTSAEGVPLVGDSLRDLEAGLTKGCLPILVRTGKGAATEQKLQQAPVESLVNVKVFDSLLDALPFIKDVYGQAC, encoded by the coding sequence ATGACCAACTCCGGATTTAAGCTTGTTATTCTCGATCGCGATGGGGTGATCAACCAAGACTCAGACGCCTTTGTTAAATCAGTGAATGAGTGGATTCCCATCCCCGGTAGTATTGAGGCCATTGCAGAGCTCAGCCGTGCTGGCTTTACCGTGGTGGTGGCCACCAATCAATCTGGCTTATCGAGAGGCTTGTTCGATCTCGATGATTTAGAGGCGATGCATGCCAAGCTGGCCCAGTTGGTTGAAGAGCAAGGCGGCTCTATGGCCGCGGTGTTTTACTGCCCACACGGCCCCGATGATCAATGCAATTGCCGCAAGCCTAAGCCTGGCCTTATAGACGCTATCGAAGCAGAGTTTGATACCAGTGCCGAAGGTGTGCCTTTAGTGGGCGATAGCTTGCGCGATTTGGAAGCGGGCTTAACCAAGGGCTGCCTGCCCATTCTGGTGCGCACGGGTAAAGGCGCGGCGACCGAGCAAAAATTACAGCAAGCGCCTGTGGAAAGCCTCGTTAATGTTAAGGTCTTCGACTCTCTTTTGGACGCTCTACCTTTTATAAAGGACGTTTACGGACAAGCATGTTAA